The Dyella sp. 2HG41-7 sequence AAGAATTGATCGGCATGAACTTCCATGATCTTTTTATGGAAGGCAGTACGCGTTCCGCGGGATCGTCGACCATCGGTTTGCTGCGCGCGGTCAACGGCTTGGTCCGCACGGTCGAAACGCATAGCAGTCTGACGACCTGGGGGGCACAACCGGTGCGCCAGGCGATCATGCGCGATATTTCCGATCGCGTGACGATGGAGCAAGAACGCCGCATCGCTGCGGAAGCGCTGGCGAGCGTGGCCGAAGGCGTGATCATCGCCGACGCGGAGCGACGTGTGACCACCGTCAATGCCGCGCATACGCGCATCACCGGCTATACGCTGCCATATCTGCAACATCACCGCTTCGACGAATTGCGTCGCCTCGCCGATGGCGCGCCGTTGCCGGCGTCGATCTGGGAAATGGTCGCCGAAGGCGGCAACTGGGTGGGTGAGGTGCAGAGCTGGCGTTCGGACGGTTCGTCGTATCCCGAATTGCTCAGCATCAGCGCCATCCGCAATGCCGAAGGCGTGGTGCAGCACTACGTCGCGGTAATCACCGATATCACACGCAGCAAGGCGGATCGTCAGCGGCTGGAATACATGGTGGCGCACGATCCCTTGACGGGATTGGCCAACCGCAGCGAATTCCAGCGCCATTGCTCGCACGCCATCGAAGCGGCTGCGCGCATGAGCGGTGCGGCAGCGGTGTTGTTTGTGGATCTGGATGCGTTCAAGGCCGTCAACGACAGCTACAGCCACGCCATCGGCGATCGCCTGTTGGTGAAAGTGGCGCAACGCATTCGCCGCGAATTGGGCGAAAACGATGTGGCCAGTCGTATTGGCGGCGATGAATTCACTGTATTGCTCGGCGGTTTGCGCACGCGCGAGCAGGCGGCGCAATTCGCCAGTCGTTTGTTGCTGAGCCTGTCGGAACCGATGCTGATCGGCGATTACGAAATCGTGATGAGCGCGAGCATCGGCATTGCCGGCTATCCCTTGGACGGCAGCGATGCCGTCACGCTGATCGCCAACGCGGACGCGGCGATGTACGCCGCCAAGACGCAGGAACGCAACGCGTATCGCTTCTACACGCCGCTGATGCACGCCGACGCGCGCATGCGCCTGATGCTCGGCGCCGATTTGCGGCAGGCATTGATACGCGACGAATTCCACCTGGTGTTCCAGCCCAGCGTGGAATTGCGTACTGGCAAGATCGTCGCGGTGGAAGCGCTGCTGCGCTGGCGCCATCCGGAACGCGGCGAATTGATGCCGGATGAATTTATTCCGCTGGCGGAAAGTCTGGGTCTGATCCGTCGGATCGACGCTTGGACCATGCGCGCGGTTTGCGCGCAGATTCGTCAGTGGGATCAGATGAAATTGCCGCCCGTGCGCGTGGCGATCAATGCGTCCGCAGGTACGTTTGGACACCCAGGCTTTATCGAAAGCGTGAAGCAGGCCTTGCAGGCCACGCAGATTTCGCCGAAGCGGTTGCT is a genomic window containing:
- a CDS encoding EAL domain-containing protein is translated as MRTARNAQQRPLSQRLMPLAYGLAAVVGLVLCLTWGALQVQVTLAGFLNGESLWSKSQKQAVIDLTAYARTGDGSRLESFRQHAEVIRTDRWARDAIASGHYDKHAVGEAFRRGGVIPAAIPGMIFILDDFAQAPYVGQALTDWRSVDVALEQLNGIADQLQQTYAQGTPTPEEISRQRNRIDTLNNFIQPRSDDFSLQIALGAAWLGKVLFISVLGTALAASLLWMRMAQRILAGIRGTEERYRLLFDSAADGIVMVDEVHGRILGVNRTTTLWTGRDSQELIGMNFHDLFMEGSTRSAGSSTIGLLRAVNGLVRTVETHSSLTTWGAQPVRQAIMRDISDRVTMEQERRIAAEALASVAEGVIIADAERRVTTVNAAHTRITGYTLPYLQHHRFDELRRLADGAPLPASIWEMVAEGGNWVGEVQSWRSDGSSYPELLSISAIRNAEGVVQHYVAVITDITRSKADRQRLEYMVAHDPLTGLANRSEFQRHCSHAIEAAARMSGAAAVLFVDLDAFKAVNDSYSHAIGDRLLVKVAQRIRRELGENDVASRIGGDEFTVLLGGLRTREQAAQFASRLLLSLSEPMLIGDYEIVMSASIGIAGYPLDGSDAVTLIANADAAMYAAKTQERNAYRFYTPLMHADARMRLMLGADLRQALIRDEFHLVFQPSVELRTGKIVAVEALLRWRHPERGELMPDEFIPLAESLGLIRRIDAWTMRAVCAQIRQWDQMKLPPVRVAINASAGTFGHPGFIESVKQALQATQISPKRLLFEITESAILRLGEATEQTMHALHALGIGIAIDDFGTGYSSLAYLKLSGIDYLKIDRSFVTDLPDSANDVAIVEAMLAIAKSLGMCTIAEGIETAAQHEFLLRAGCTEGQGYFYARGLPPVEIERMLSPNPRHEPSRLRLVPPK